CCTCTCTTCCTTTGCACTCATAAAAAGAGGAACACCGCATTCGTATGGTGATAGTTTTTCTGCGTTTGGTTTGTGAGGCCTGACAAGAAAAGAAACAATTAATGTTCCAATAGCAAAAGCAAAACCAATGAATACAAAGATGAAAATAGGTAAATAGGGATGAATGGCCATATAATCTTTAAAAAAAGCCATCTATTCCCCCCTTCCCAATAGCTGAAAATACACTATTTTAGAGATTTTTGCTCAAAAAACCTCATTTATATAACATACTCAAATTTTTTATGCAAGGATTTTTTTTATTTTTTTTATTTAAAAAAAACAGAATCGTCAATTGTAGCTCTTATAATAATATGAAGGCATTTTGGGCTAGTCTTAGAATAAAAGAAGGCAGGAGCCCTAAATGAAGGATACCTATAGAAGTAATAACCAATACGATGGTTATATGAATTGAAGGAGATAGCTTTTCGATCTCACCTACTGATTCTTTCATATACATAAGCACAACAATTCTCAAATAATAGTATACTGAAATAAGACTATTAATCACTCCAAAAATAGCCAGCCAAATATAGCCTGCTTCGATAGAAGCACTAAATATATAGAACTTACCTATAAAACCGGCTGTCGGAGGTATTCCAGCTAATGAAAACATAAATAATGCCATTGCTCCCGCCAATAGTGGCTTTCGAAAACCCAATCCTGTATAATTTTCTATAAAGACATTCTCTTCACCTCTCTTCCCAAGAGAAATCACAACAGTAAATGCCCCAATATTCATAAATGTGAAGGCAAGCATATAAAAAAGTATGCTAGAAGTGCCGAGGTTATTAGCTGAAACAACCCCTATCAGGAGATATCCTGTATGCGCGATACTTGAATAAGCAAGCATCCTCTTTATATTTGTTTGAGATATGGCAACAATATTTCCTAAAGTCATGGTTGCAACGGATAGAACCCATAAGAGAGAAGACCAATCAACCTGTATGAGTTCGAAACTGGATCCAAATATCCTGAGCAAGGCTGCAAAACCTGCAGCTTTTGCAGCAATAGACATAAAGGCTGTAATTGTTGTAGGTGCTCCTTCATAGACATCTGGTGTCCATATATGAAAAGGAACACTCGCCACCTTGAATCCAAAACCCACAATCAAAAGGCCAATACCAAAAAAGAACATCAATCGATGTGAAATATGATTATTCTTTATTGAAAGGGCTATCTCGTCTAATCGTATGCTTCCGGTAGCCCCATAGATTAAAGCTATCCCGTATAATAAGAAACCTGTTGCAAAAGCCCCTAATAAAAAGTACTTAATGGAAGATTCAAGAGATTTTATCTCTTTCTTATCAAATCCAGCTAGTATATATAACGAAAGAGAGAGAATCTCTAATCCTAAAAAAACAATGATTAAACTCAGTCCAGAAGCCATTAAAATCATACCAAATGTGGTAAGAAGGAGTAAGGCATAATACTCTCCTGTTTCCATTCCCCTTTCACGGATATAATCAATAGATATTAAAATGACCAATGCTGTAGCAATCAGAAATACAAAGTTAAAAAACTGGGAGTAATTATCTACGACTATCATTTTATTAAAGGCATAATTTGGCCTGTTCCACAAAAGAGATGATGCTATAAAAGAAGCAACAATCCCTCCTATACAGATATAAGGTAAGTATTTCTTCCATTTAGTTGATAGGAATACATCGAGGAGTAATACAGTAATACTAAAAATAACGAGTATAAAACCTGGAGCAATATTTAATAAATCTAACCTGGAAACTGCGAAAGCCAATTCTCTATCCTTTCTTAAAACATTTTAACCTTTCTGAATTCTCTCTCCAATTAATTGACCGAAAACTTATCTTTTCAACCTTTTTAACTTTTGACAATAGATGCTGTACAGAAACATCCATTTTCCTTAAAAAGGGTGTGGGATATATCCCAATCCAAAATATCAAAATTATTAAGGGCAGCAAGACAAAGACCTCCCTTAGAGAAAGATCCTTTAATTTCTTATTCTCCGGATTTTTTAACTCACCAAACATAACCCTTTGATACATCCATAGAAGATAAACAGCAGAAAGAATCATGCCAGTGGCAGCAAAGACGGCATAAATTTTGTTAGCTTTAAATACCCCTACCAAGACGAGAAACTCGCCAACAAAACCATTCAATCCTGGCAGGGCAAGTGAAGAGAGGGTCACAATCATAAAAAAGACTGCAAAAAGTGGTATCTGTTTTGATAGGCCACCGAAGTCTTTAATCATCCTCGTATGTCTCTGTTCATATATAATCCCTACTAACAAGAAAAGAGCACCCGTGCTTATTCCATGATTTATCATCTGGATGATTCCCCCCTCCAGTCCCTGGATATTGAAGGCAAATATTCCAAGGATGACAAATCCCAGATGGCTTATGCTGGAATAGGCAACCAAACTCTTTACATCTTCTTGCATCATAGCCACTAAGGCCCCATAAATGATCCCAATAATCGCTAGAACAGCAATGAGAGGGATAAATTTTATTGATGCCTCTGGGAAAAGGGGGAAACAAAATCTTAAAAATCCATAGATCCCCATCTTCAACAATATCCCTGCCAAAATGACACTCCCCGCTGTAGGCGCCTCAACATGAGCATCAGGGAGCCATGTATGAAAGGGGAAAATAGGCACCTTTATGGCAAAACTCAAGGCAAAGGCTAAAAACAGCCATATCTGATATTTTATAGGTATAGATAACTGAAAGAGTTTAAGGAGATTGAAGGTCAGCTCCCCTGTAACTCTATAATGAAAAAAATACAAAAAAAGGATTGCAACGAGCATTAAGGTACTGCCAGCCATTGTGTAAATAAAAAACTTTACGGCAGCATATATCTTTCGAGGACCTCCCCAGACACCTATTAAGAAATACATGGGGATAAGCATGGCCTCCCAGAATATAAAAAAAAGAAAGAGGTCCAAGGCCATAAAGACTCCCAACATTCCTGTCTCTAAAAGGAGCATAAAAATCATATATTCCTTTATCTTTTCAGTAATGGCCCTCCAAGAGGAAAGGATAGAAATCATGGTCAGAAAGGTTGTTAGGAGGACAAGAAACAGACTTATGCCATCAATGCCTAAATGGTAACTAATTCCAAATCCCTCGATCCAGGGGATATTCTCAATAAACTGCATTTCATATGTTGTAGAATCAAAATAAAAAAATAAGGGGAGGGAGAGTATAAAAGTGAGTAAGGCTATCGTAAAACAAACTCCCTTTAAGAGCTCTTTTTTTTCTCTATTTAAGAAAAGGAGGATAAATACCCCTATTAATGGTAAAAAGAGTATTGATGACAATAATGGAAATCCTAGGCTATTCAAAATCTCTTCTCCATATCATATTATCTAAAAAAATAATAAGCCATAATGAAAATGCATCCTATTACCATATATAAGGCATAGTTTCGAATATAACCGGTCTGGAGCCTTTTATAGGTTTCAGACTGAACCTTTATAAAAGAAGCGATATTATTCACCAACCCATCAATGATGAATACATCAAATCCCTTCCAGAAGAAAAGTGCGGTATTCTTTAGGGGATTAACAATAATAAAATCATAGAACTCATCTATGTAGTATTTGTTAAATAATAATTGATATAAAGCAGGATACCTTTCTGCCAATCGCCTTGGAAGAGCGGGTTCTTTAACATAAAATTTAAAGGCTAAAAAAATTCCAAATACCGCTATTAACAAAGATATCACCATGAATAATATCTCAAGTCCTAAAGAGTGATGAATGGTTTCAGGAATATGAATGCTCGCAGCCCTTAAATCAAATACAGGAGCGAGGAACTCCCCTATGATATTTGCCCCTTTTATAAGCGGCATTCCAACAAAACCAGCTATTGCGGAAAAAACAGCAAGGATAATTAAAGGATATAAAATGACATTTGGGGATTCATGGATATGCTCCCTTTTTTCTTTTGCAATTCTTGATTCTCCATAGAAGGTTAAAAAGATAAGTCTGAAGATATAAAAAGAGGTTAAAAAGGCAGCAATGATTCCAATACCGCATACAAGGGTACCTCTCTTAACAAAGACCTCCCAGAGTATCTGATCCTTACTAAAAAAACCTGCAAAGGGAAATATCCCTGCAAGAGCCAAAGCTGCAATAATAAATGTCCAATAGGTCGTCGGCATATATTTCTTTAATCCCCCCATCTTTTTCATGTCCTGTTCTCCACCCAAGCTGTGGATTACGCTACCTGCAGCGAGAAATAATAATGCCTTAAAAAAGGCGTGAGTCATGAGGTGAAAGATACCTGCTGCAAAAGCACCTACACCCAACGCCAAAAACATATAGCCCAGTTGACTAATAGTAGAATAGGCTAATACCCTCTTGATATCATTCTGGGCAAGGGCTATTGATGCAGCATAGATCGCTGTTAAAACCCCAATCAACATCACGGCATTCATTGATAGAGGTGCCATTAAATAAAGAACACTCGTTCGAGCCACCATATAGACTCCTGCTGTTACCATAGTAGCCGCATGGATAAGTGCACTAACAGGCGTGGGACCTTCCATGGCATCTGGGAGCCATACATAAAGAGGAATCTGGGCGGATTTTCCAATCGCCCCCAAAAAAAGCAAAAGGGTTATTGCTGTTATCGTAAAACCACCGTAAGGAAGAATCTTTGGTGCTGAATGAAAAACAAAAGTATAATTGAGGTCTTTGAAAGTTACATAGATAAGGATAATTCCTAATCCAAAACCAAAGTCTCCTATCCTATTAACAATAAATGCCTTTTTCCCCGCATCTGAAGCAGACCTCCTTTCATACCAAAATCCTATCAATAAATAGGAACAGAGACCAACCCCTTCCCATCCTATATACATTAAAAGAAAGTTATTGGCCAAAACCAAAAGAAGCATAGAAAAAGTAAAGAGATTGAGATACGCAAAATATCGAGAGTAGCCTTTATCTCCTTCCATATATCCAATAGAATAGATATGGATAATAAAACTTACGCCTGAAACTACCAATATCATCAGAGCAGATAATGGATCTACCAGAAAACTTACCAAGGCTTTAAAATCACCTGAAACAATCCAGGGAAATAGAGTTTTTTCAAAAGACCTCTGTTCGGGAGAAAGTTGAAGAAGGCTATAAAGAATAAGGAAAGAAGAGAGAAAAGAGATTCCAATAGTTCCGCAGGAAACAAAATCTGTAAATCTTTTTGTTAAAAACTTACTGAATAAACCATTTATAACTACTCCCAATAAGGGAAAGAAAAGAACCAGCCATATATAGTCAAGCATTAACCTGTATCTCCTCTATTACCACTTCATCAGGTTTATCTCATCCACATCCTCTGTCTCTTTAAGTCGAAACAAAGCAACCACAATCGCCAATCCTACTGCTACCTCTGCCGCTGCTACCGTCATGATGAAAAAGACAAATATCTGACCATCCATGAGATTTAGATAACGGGATATAGCAACAAATGCTAGATTAACAGCATTTAACATTAACTCTATGCACATTATCATTATGATGGCATTTCGCTTAATAAGAACCCCGAAGACTCCAATTGCAAAAAGAATTGCAGTTAAATAGAGATAATAACTTAAGGGAACCATCAAAAATCACTCCTTATACCTAATACCTATGGCCTTTTTTTTCCAAAGACAACAGCGCCAATCATTGCAACAAGAAGAAGTACAGAGGCCACCTCAAAAGATAGGAGATAATCGCTAAAGAGGAGCTTTCCAAATAATTTCACCCCACCAAAAGAGCTTAGCATCTCTGAATTCAGTAAAGTTTTCTTGCTTTCTGATATCATATGAGCCGAAGCCCCAATAAGGAAAAAAAGTAAAAGTAGCGTGAAAAGAATACTAAAAAGTCTCTGGAATCTAAGTCTTTTTATTCCTTTTTCTCCCTTTAAATCCAAAAGCATAATTACAAATAGGATAAAGACCATGATGGCGCCTGCATAGATGATAATCTGCATAATTGCAAGAAATTCTGAATGTAAAAGGAAATAGAGACCCGCAATCGAGAGAAAGCATAAAACCAGATAAAGAGCACTATAGATTGGCTTATTTTGAAAAATAACCAGAAGGGCAGACAGAATAGCTACGACAGCTAAAATAAAAAAAAATATTAATTCCAATTTATATTCCTTAAACCCTTTAGATT
This genomic interval from Nitrospinota bacterium contains the following:
- the nuoK gene encoding NADH-quinone oxidoreductase subunit NuoK — encoded protein: MVPLSYYLYLTAILFAIGVFGVLIKRNAIIMIMCIELMLNAVNLAFVAISRYLNLMDGQIFVFFIMTVAAAEVAVGLAIVVALFRLKETEDVDEINLMKW
- a CDS encoding NADH-quinone oxidoreductase subunit J, whose protein sequence is MELIFFFILAVVAILSALLVIFQNKPIYSALYLVLCFLSIAGLYFLLHSEFLAIMQIIIYAGAIMVFILFVIMLLDLKGEKGIKRLRFQRLFSILFTLLLLFFLIGASAHMISESKKTLLNSEMLSSFGGVKLFGKLLFSDYLLSFEVASVLLLVAMIGAVVFGKKRP
- a CDS encoding NADH-quinone oxidoreductase subunit N; the encoded protein is MAFAVSRLDLLNIAPGFILVIFSITVLLLDVFLSTKWKKYLPYICIGGIVASFIASSLLWNRPNYAFNKMIVVDNYSQFFNFVFLIATALVILISIDYIRERGMETGEYYALLLLTTFGMILMASGLSLIIVFLGLEILSLSLYILAGFDKKEIKSLESSIKYFLLGAFATGFLLYGIALIYGATGSIRLDEIALSIKNNHISHRLMFFFGIGLLIVGFGFKVASVPFHIWTPDVYEGAPTTITAFMSIAAKAAGFAALLRIFGSSFELIQVDWSSLLWVLSVATMTLGNIVAISQTNIKRMLAYSSIAHTGYLLIGVVSANNLGTSSILFYMLAFTFMNIGAFTVVISLGKRGEENVFIENYTGLGFRKPLLAGAMALFMFSLAGIPPTAGFIGKFYIFSASIEAGYIWLAIFGVINSLISVYYYLRIVVLMYMKESVGEIEKLSPSIHITIVLVITSIGILHLGLLPSFILRLAQNAFILL
- the nuoL gene encoding NADH-quinone oxidoreductase subunit L, producing the protein MLDYIWLVLFFPLLGVVINGLFSKFLTKRFTDFVSCGTIGISFLSSFLILYSLLQLSPEQRSFEKTLFPWIVSGDFKALVSFLVDPLSALMILVVSGVSFIIHIYSIGYMEGDKGYSRYFAYLNLFTFSMLLLVLANNFLLMYIGWEGVGLCSYLLIGFWYERRSASDAGKKAFIVNRIGDFGFGLGIILIYVTFKDLNYTFVFHSAPKILPYGGFTITAITLLLFLGAIGKSAQIPLYVWLPDAMEGPTPVSALIHAATMVTAGVYMVARTSVLYLMAPLSMNAVMLIGVLTAIYAASIALAQNDIKRVLAYSTISQLGYMFLALGVGAFAAGIFHLMTHAFFKALLFLAAGSVIHSLGGEQDMKKMGGLKKYMPTTYWTFIIAALALAGIFPFAGFFSKDQILWEVFVKRGTLVCGIGIIAAFLTSFYIFRLIFLTFYGESRIAKEKREHIHESPNVILYPLIILAVFSAIAGFVGMPLIKGANIIGEFLAPVFDLRAASIHIPETIHHSLGLEILFMVISLLIAVFGIFLAFKFYVKEPALPRRLAERYPALYQLLFNKYYIDEFYDFIIVNPLKNTALFFWKGFDVFIIDGLVNNIASFIKVQSETYKRLQTGYIRNYALYMVIGCIFIMAYYFFR
- a CDS encoding NADH-quinone oxidoreductase subunit M codes for the protein MNSLGFPLLSSILFLPLIGVFILLFLNREKKELLKGVCFTIALLTFILSLPLFFYFDSTTYEMQFIENIPWIEGFGISYHLGIDGISLFLVLLTTFLTMISILSSWRAITEKIKEYMIFMLLLETGMLGVFMALDLFLFFIFWEAMLIPMYFLIGVWGGPRKIYAAVKFFIYTMAGSTLMLVAILFLYFFHYRVTGELTFNLLKLFQLSIPIKYQIWLFLAFALSFAIKVPIFPFHTWLPDAHVEAPTAGSVILAGILLKMGIYGFLRFCFPLFPEASIKFIPLIAVLAIIGIIYGALVAMMQEDVKSLVAYSSISHLGFVILGIFAFNIQGLEGGIIQMINHGISTGALFLLVGIIYEQRHTRMIKDFGGLSKQIPLFAVFFMIVTLSSLALPGLNGFVGEFLVLVGVFKANKIYAVFAATGMILSAVYLLWMYQRVMFGELKNPENKKLKDLSLREVFVLLPLIILIFWIGIYPTPFLRKMDVSVQHLLSKVKKVEKISFRSINWRENSERLKCFKKG
- the ndhC gene encoding NADH-quinone oxidoreductase subunit A is translated as MAFFKDYMAIHPYLPIFIFVFIGFAFAIGTLIVSFLVRPHKPNAEKLSPYECGVPLFMSAKEERFSIRFYIIAMLFLLFDIEAVFLYPWAVVYKKIGLFGFIEMMLFIIILLVGYFYAWKKGALEWE